Proteins co-encoded in one Rhizobium sp. NZLR1 genomic window:
- a CDS encoding TetR/AcrR family transcriptional regulator, with product MTDAKPKWNRRKDARPSEIVDAAMALFAENGFANTKLDDVARRAGVAKGTLYRYFDTKEALFRAVVQHLLTNHLEVVEKAGKAFEGSLAEFVPMLLKRAAQSLGDDRLPGLARVMLAEGRAFPDLAAVWHDELAARMLDLIAGMVAKAQDRGEVRPGDPRLYAFSIIGPISVALLYHEAFGSRADAPDLEALASQHAETILRGMAASIPYQKEPTP from the coding sequence ATGACAGACGCGAAACCAAAGTGGAACCGCCGTAAAGACGCTCGACCTTCCGAGATCGTCGATGCTGCGATGGCGCTGTTTGCGGAAAACGGGTTTGCCAACACCAAACTCGACGACGTGGCACGGCGGGCGGGCGTCGCGAAAGGCACGCTGTATCGCTACTTCGATACCAAGGAGGCCCTGTTTCGTGCAGTTGTCCAACACCTGCTCACCAACCATCTTGAAGTGGTCGAGAAAGCTGGCAAGGCCTTCGAAGGGTCGCTCGCCGAATTCGTGCCGATGCTGCTCAAACGGGCCGCTCAAAGCCTGGGCGATGATCGTCTGCCCGGTCTGGCCCGCGTGATGCTTGCCGAAGGCCGTGCCTTCCCCGATCTGGCCGCCGTCTGGCATGATGAACTGGCGGCACGAATGCTCGATCTCATTGCAGGCATGGTCGCCAAAGCCCAGGACCGAGGCGAAGTGAGGCCGGGCGATCCAAGGCTGTATGCCTTTTCGATAATCGGCCCGATCTCGGTGGCACTCCTCTATCACGAGGCGTTCGGTTCGAGGGCCGATGCGCCCGATCTTGAAGCCCTCGCCAGCCAACACGCGGAAACGATCCTGCGCGGCATGGCCGCATCAATTCCCTACCAGAAGGAACCCACGCCATGA
- a CDS encoding PepSY domain-containing protein, which produces MMLKLMTAVAIVASVPALALASPSCTKEPKSKWMSENAMKAKIDTLGYKVKTFEVTGNCYEIYGKDKEGKRAEVYFNPVSGDIVQKGD; this is translated from the coding sequence ATTATGTTGAAACTGATGACCGCAGTCGCAATCGTCGCTTCAGTACCGGCACTGGCGTTGGCCAGCCCGAGTTGTACAAAAGAGCCGAAGTCCAAGTGGATGTCGGAGAACGCCATGAAGGCGAAGATCGATACGCTCGGCTACAAGGTCAAGACCTTCGAAGTCACGGGAAACTGCTATGAAATCTACGGCAAGGACAAGGAGGGCAAGCGAGCCGAGGTCTACTTCAATCCGGTATCCGGTGACATCGTGCAGAAGGGCGATTGA
- a CDS encoding glycoside hydrolase family 38 C-terminal domain-containing protein: MSLTITQRLNGLKVRIAELAHWRDRQSAAIEGWTFEGESIGHQQDWPHRRGVVHFAASAEAPAGWPLQDIRLQLDLGGESLITLSYPDGQSETFGLDPYHQEFPVKGRRFQIATESVARFPFGEPNRAPRLNKARFIWLDGPAHRLHLLLKQVTEAIDVLGEHDVVPHLMEAAEHALRNLDWPSDTAAYVSRTSDAVMQQKIWELPELEANPAGLTDEQSASAASAFEALTARLKALQKRFPPNGELLLTGHAHIDLAWLWPYRETRRKMRRTFNTALSLMERSDDFRFNQSTAHYYAQMEEEDPELLKRIKQKVAEGKWETVGGMWVEPDTNMPTGESLVRQVLYGQRYFEKTFGTRHTVCWLPDCFGFSGALPQILRQGGIDSFFTIKVNWSETNHIPSDLFWWKGLDGSRVLTHTFDNPMQGYNGFVQADCYVPTWKNFRGKTQHETSLLAVGYGDGGGGVTPEMVEREVQLRDFPAIPQARWGTVKSFYEQAHRTAGEKSLPVWDGEIYLELHRATLTSQSGVKRKHRQAERALITAETLASLAHLLGADRPKSFEADWRVVLKNEFHDILPGSSIHEVYQDAEQELDGVIDNARNEQANALQVLSANLPKGGIADALVVVNPSLAPRALSATFADGTVVSAEDIVAPLSVAVFDKRALRPAGGLKAGPDRLENDHLAVIIGKDGAVASLIHKATGRQAVDGSANQLWVYPADKPRNWDAWDIDADYAEKAVRLEAPESIALVESGPHRAAIRVIHRYRNSSVTQTYVLTANAKRLDIETTIDWHDRRTLLRTLNPVDVRARKATFECAFGFVERATHTNTSWEQAMFEAVAHRFVDISEPGFGVAVLNNAKYGHSARGNVIGMSLVRGPIYPDPLADEGEQSFTYALMPHEGAWHEGGVLDEAIDLNQPLVATEAKDLSAGNFAPLTIAGTPVAFSGLKPAEEGDGLILRLYEPAGRRGRLSLALPSGWSASQPLNILEEPMERKGPADIMPFEIRTWRLQRA, encoded by the coding sequence ATGTCTCTGACTATCACCCAACGCCTCAATGGCCTCAAAGTCCGCATTGCCGAGCTGGCGCATTGGCGGGATCGACAAAGTGCGGCGATCGAGGGTTGGACATTTGAGGGCGAGTCGATCGGCCATCAGCAGGATTGGCCGCATCGTCGGGGCGTCGTACATTTTGCCGCGAGCGCTGAAGCCCCGGCGGGCTGGCCTCTCCAAGATATCCGCCTGCAGCTCGATCTCGGCGGCGAGAGCCTGATCACGCTGAGCTATCCCGATGGCCAGAGCGAGACATTCGGCCTCGATCCCTACCATCAGGAATTTCCGGTCAAGGGGCGCCGCTTCCAGATTGCGACGGAAAGCGTCGCCCGCTTTCCGTTCGGGGAGCCGAACCGGGCGCCGAGGCTGAACAAGGCCCGGTTCATCTGGCTCGACGGTCCGGCGCATCGTCTGCATCTTCTGTTGAAGCAGGTTACCGAAGCGATCGACGTGTTGGGCGAGCATGACGTCGTGCCGCATCTGATGGAGGCGGCCGAGCATGCGCTTCGCAACCTCGACTGGCCCTCGGATACGGCGGCTTATGTCTCCCGCACGTCGGACGCCGTGATGCAGCAGAAGATCTGGGAACTGCCGGAGCTTGAGGCAAATCCCGCAGGACTGACCGACGAGCAGAGCGCTTCGGCGGCCTCTGCCTTCGAGGCTTTGACGGCAAGATTGAAGGCGCTGCAGAAGCGGTTTCCCCCGAATGGCGAATTGCTGCTGACCGGCCATGCGCATATCGATCTCGCCTGGCTTTGGCCCTATCGCGAGACGCGGCGCAAAATGCGGCGCACCTTCAATACGGCGCTGTCGCTGATGGAGCGTTCCGACGATTTCCGTTTCAACCAATCGACCGCCCATTATTACGCGCAGATGGAAGAGGAAGACCCGGAGCTTCTGAAACGCATCAAGCAGAAGGTCGCGGAAGGAAAGTGGGAAACCGTCGGCGGCATGTGGGTGGAGCCCGACACCAACATGCCGACCGGCGAAAGCCTCGTCCGCCAGGTTCTCTACGGCCAGCGCTATTTCGAAAAGACCTTCGGCACGCGCCACACGGTCTGCTGGCTGCCGGATTGTTTCGGTTTCTCCGGCGCTCTGCCGCAGATACTGAGGCAAGGCGGCATCGACAGCTTCTTCACTATCAAGGTCAATTGGAGCGAGACCAATCATATTCCCTCCGATCTCTTCTGGTGGAAGGGCCTCGACGGCAGCCGGGTGCTGACCCACACCTTCGACAATCCGATGCAAGGTTATAACGGCTTCGTGCAGGCCGATTGCTACGTACCGACATGGAAGAATTTCCGCGGCAAGACGCAGCATGAGACCTCGCTTCTGGCTGTAGGTTACGGCGACGGCGGCGGCGGCGTGACGCCTGAAATGGTCGAGCGCGAAGTGCAGTTGCGTGATTTCCCGGCCATCCCGCAGGCGCGCTGGGGCACGGTCAAAAGCTTCTATGAGCAGGCGCACCGCACCGCGGGGGAAAAGAGCCTTCCTGTGTGGGACGGCGAAATATATCTCGAATTGCACCGCGCCACGCTGACGAGCCAAAGCGGCGTCAAGCGCAAGCATCGCCAGGCGGAGCGGGCGCTGATCACCGCTGAAACTCTGGCGTCGCTGGCGCATTTGCTGGGCGCCGACAGGCCCAAAAGCTTCGAAGCGGATTGGCGCGTGGTGCTGAAGAACGAGTTCCACGACATTCTGCCGGGCTCGAGCATCCATGAAGTCTATCAGGATGCGGAGCAGGAGCTCGATGGCGTCATCGACAATGCGAGGAACGAGCAGGCAAATGCATTGCAAGTGCTGTCGGCCAATCTGCCGAAGGGCGGGATTGCTGATGCGCTCGTCGTTGTCAATCCGTCGCTTGCGCCGCGGGCGCTCAGCGCCACGTTTGCCGACGGCACTGTCGTCTCTGCCGAGGATATCGTCGCCCCCTTATCCGTCGCGGTCTTCGACAAGCGCGCACTCCGGCCGGCGGGTGGGCTGAAGGCCGGTCCCGACCGCCTCGAAAACGACCATCTCGCCGTCATCATCGGCAAGGATGGCGCGGTTGCGAGCCTCATCCACAAGGCGACGGGCCGTCAAGCGGTCGACGGCTCGGCCAACCAGCTCTGGGTCTATCCGGCCGACAAGCCGCGCAATTGGGACGCCTGGGATATCGATGCGGATTATGCCGAAAAGGCCGTCCGCCTTGAGGCGCCGGAGAGCATCGCCCTCGTCGAAAGCGGCCCGCACCGCGCGGCGATCCGCGTCATCCACCGATACCGCAATTCAAGCGTCACCCAGACCTATGTGCTGACAGCCAACGCCAAACGGCTTGATATCGAAACGACGATCGACTGGCATGACCGCCGCACCCTGCTACGAACATTGAACCCGGTCGACGTCCGGGCTCGCAAGGCCACGTTCGAATGCGCCTTCGGCTTCGTCGAGCGGGCAACGCACACGAACACCTCCTGGGAGCAGGCAATGTTCGAGGCCGTCGCCCATCGTTTCGTCGATATCAGCGAACCCGGCTTCGGCGTCGCAGTGCTCAACAATGCCAAATACGGCCACAGCGCCCGTGGCAACGTGATCGGCATGAGCCTGGTGCGCGGGCCGATCTATCCTGATCCGCTGGCAGACGAAGGCGAACAGAGCTTTACCTATGCGCTGATGCCGCATGAAGGCGCTTGGCATGAAGGCGGCGTCCTCGACGAGGCGATCGATCTCAACCAGCCGCTCGTCGCGACCGAAGCCAAGGATCTCTCCGCCGGCAATTTCGCGCCACTCACCATCGCCGGCACCCCTGTCGCCTTCTCGGGCCTGAAGCCGGCCGAGGAGGGCGATGGCCTGATCCTGCGCCTCTACGAACCCGCCGGCCGGCGCGGCCGCCTCTCCCTTGCCCTGCCTTCCGGATGGTCGGCCTCGCAGCCGCTGAACATTCTCGAAGAGCCGATGGAGCGGAAAGGACCCGCCGACATCATGCCGTTCGAAATCAGGACCTGGAGACTGCAAAGGGCCTGA
- a CDS encoding ATP-binding protein, whose amino-acid sequence MSQSRATLGAILARRIAFFALFAMLLQLAIVFSDYYWNVGELSRLFVEQETERLAAGITVEESSIRYRLPDSVQQRYHKGDSGYVARIRAANGALVFQSCDAACEDRFLPTDVNPPDFWLRSLVPGKPLSLVGGRAFVIANQRFLVDIATIGDPSDIMSDVLWNEVIEHLIVPMSILLVLVLGGTLLSVRQALRPVRAAADAADRIDPMDSRSHLDFDQMPREVAHLAAAVNRAFERVGELMMSQKVLTSGIAHEIRTPLAALKLELGHIDDPRARRAEADLDDLVNFVAQLTALARLDSVDHGMFEEVDLVELTSSVVAQLAPWVYENKHSLEFFSQVESTIFRGAPSLLRDAVRNLIENAVRHTPDHTVVIVCVGNGTIAVEDRSPKLSPLHKSASSPPDSLGIGLKIVGRIVEIHQASFSTSRSNSGHIVELDFR is encoded by the coding sequence TTGAGCCAGTCGCGCGCGACGCTAGGGGCCATTCTCGCTCGCCGGATCGCGTTCTTCGCGCTCTTCGCCATGCTTCTGCAACTTGCCATCGTCTTCTCGGACTACTACTGGAATGTTGGTGAGCTATCTCGATTGTTCGTTGAGCAGGAAACAGAGCGGCTTGCGGCCGGGATCACAGTGGAAGAATCCAGCATTCGCTACCGTCTTCCAGATAGTGTGCAGCAACGTTACCATAAAGGAGACAGCGGTTATGTTGCCCGAATTCGTGCAGCAAACGGTGCGCTGGTGTTCCAATCGTGCGACGCCGCCTGTGAGGATCGCTTCCTCCCAACCGATGTGAACCCTCCGGACTTCTGGCTGCGATCTTTGGTACCTGGAAAGCCTCTGTCGCTGGTCGGCGGGCGGGCGTTCGTAATTGCTAATCAGCGCTTCCTCGTCGACATCGCGACAATCGGTGATCCCTCTGACATTATGTCTGACGTCCTCTGGAACGAGGTGATTGAACACCTGATTGTGCCGATGAGCATTCTCCTCGTGCTCGTACTTGGTGGAACCTTGTTGTCTGTCCGCCAAGCATTGCGGCCGGTCCGAGCTGCCGCAGATGCAGCCGACCGGATTGACCCTATGGATTCACGTTCGCATTTGGACTTCGACCAAATGCCGCGGGAAGTTGCGCATCTTGCAGCCGCAGTCAACCGCGCCTTCGAGCGCGTTGGCGAGTTGATGATGTCGCAGAAGGTCCTGACATCCGGGATCGCCCACGAAATCCGAACACCGCTTGCGGCGCTGAAGTTGGAACTCGGTCATATCGATGATCCCCGTGCCAGGAGGGCAGAAGCCGACCTTGATGACCTGGTGAACTTCGTTGCTCAGCTTACCGCCCTTGCTCGGCTCGACAGCGTTGATCACGGCATGTTCGAGGAGGTCGACCTCGTGGAGCTAACATCATCCGTCGTGGCGCAACTAGCCCCCTGGGTTTACGAAAACAAACATTCGCTGGAGTTCTTCAGTCAGGTCGAAAGCACCATATTCAGGGGTGCGCCTTCTCTTCTAAGAGACGCGGTTCGCAATTTGATCGAGAACGCCGTCAGGCACACCCCTGATCACACCGTGGTGATAGTTTGTGTGGGCAACGGCACCATCGCAGTCGAGGATCGCTCCCCCAAACTCTCGCCGCTTCATAAAAGCGCGTCCAGCCCCCCTGACAGCCTTGGGATCGGGCTGAAGATTGTCGGACGCATAGTAGAAATACATCAAGCGTCGTTCTCGACATCACGATCGAATTCTGGACATATCGTCGAATTGGACTTCCGATAA
- a CDS encoding SDR family oxidoreductase, producing MTTPVFAIPESTPFEDLLSLKGRRAIITGGTRGIGEAIVLRLAQAGAEVVVTARGQEALTKIEEKVSAFGGRAIGLRADASKMEDAKRVIDFTVSKLGGVDILVNNAAVFPPRLSVEMTEEIWDQTVDTDLKGPFFLSKLAALEMIQAGHGGRIINVLSTEIFKPTGFLAPYGAAKSGLMAVTQSMAVELGPHGIQVNAVIPGATMTAERIAMMQNSATKAPFSDAPTDAPLTLAKQQELLEKGGLAEHLGNMPLGRTGYPDDLAKAVLFMASDLASYVNGTSLTVDGAQTLR from the coding sequence ATGACCACTCCTGTTTTCGCCATACCTGAATCTACCCCGTTTGAAGACCTGCTTTCCCTGAAAGGCCGCCGTGCCATTATCACGGGTGGAACGCGCGGGATTGGCGAAGCCATCGTGCTGAGGCTCGCCCAGGCGGGTGCCGAGGTCGTCGTAACGGCGCGAGGCCAGGAAGCCCTCACCAAGATCGAGGAAAAGGTGTCGGCCTTCGGCGGGCGTGCCATCGGTTTGCGGGCCGACGCCAGCAAAATGGAAGACGCGAAGCGTGTGATCGATTTTACGGTCAGCAAGCTCGGCGGCGTCGATATTCTGGTCAACAACGCCGCCGTCTTCCCACCGCGCCTTTCGGTCGAAATGACTGAGGAGATTTGGGATCAGACCGTCGATACTGATCTGAAGGGTCCGTTCTTTCTCTCCAAGTTGGCGGCACTCGAAATGATCCAGGCCGGTCATGGCGGACGCATCATCAATGTGCTCTCGACAGAGATATTCAAACCCACCGGCTTCCTCGCCCCCTACGGCGCGGCGAAATCCGGACTGATGGCAGTAACGCAATCGATGGCGGTGGAACTCGGGCCACACGGTATTCAGGTCAACGCGGTCATTCCGGGTGCAACGATGACCGCCGAGCGGATTGCCATGATGCAGAATAGCGCGACCAAGGCACCGTTTTCGGATGCGCCGACCGACGCTCCGCTGACGCTCGCCAAGCAACAGGAATTGCTGGAGAAGGGCGGCTTGGCCGAGCATTTGGGCAACATGCCGCTCGGCCGAACCGGGTATCCTGACGACCTTGCCAAGGCCGTACTGTTCATGGCGTCTGATCTGGCGAGCTATGTGAATGGAACCTCTCTGACCGTCGATGGAGCGCAAACTCTTCGATGA
- a CDS encoding response regulator transcription factor, which yields MRILLIEDSARLRGLLCEAIRDEGWKIDAFETAQEGRVALREGEYDLLLLDLGLPDEDGIDVLKSLRDAGTQTPVLALTARGAIDERIAGLDAGADDYLAKPFHNGELTARIRALIRRSPVTSMPGLLELLMRNGGKVVAKARIEHTFSEFGDERSSNAVELAVSRLRKRLERHNTHLSIETIRGVSYLMREVRD from the coding sequence ATGAGGATTCTGCTCATCGAGGACAGCGCCCGGCTTCGTGGGCTTCTTTGCGAGGCAATCCGGGATGAGGGTTGGAAGATCGACGCGTTCGAGACCGCACAGGAGGGACGCGTGGCCCTTCGAGAAGGGGAGTACGACCTGCTGCTGCTCGATCTCGGTCTCCCTGATGAAGATGGGATCGACGTTCTGAAGTCGCTCAGGGATGCGGGCACCCAGACGCCAGTGCTTGCCTTAACTGCAAGAGGTGCGATCGACGAACGGATCGCCGGACTTGATGCCGGCGCTGACGACTATCTGGCTAAGCCGTTCCACAACGGCGAACTCACTGCGCGGATACGCGCACTTATCCGCCGGTCGCCCGTCACATCCATGCCAGGATTGCTCGAATTGCTGATGCGCAATGGTGGAAAAGTTGTCGCCAAAGCCAGGATTGAGCATACATTCTCGGAATTTGGCGATGAGAGAAGCAGTAACGCTGTCGAACTGGCCGTATCCCGTCTCAGAAAGAGGCTAGAGAGGCACAATACCCACTTATCAATCGAGACGATCAGGGGCGTGAGCTATCTGATGCGTGAGGTGCGTGATTGA
- a CDS encoding TetR/AcrR family transcriptional regulator, whose protein sequence is MAELSEQKTGQDEKRQRRSTKGEARRAEILTAAMRRFAEDGYQNAAIADIARDVGLSLPGLLHHFPTKVDLLLAILARRDLESADFIGHYRSDLSGLLKGMIAVFRRNAEMVEVVRAFAILNAESLMKDHPAKPWFLARATQMQNDVASTFERAISDGTIDAKIDGEAMAAELIAVMDGLQMLWLRDPTRFDMVGGLEAYVGRLLASLGLED, encoded by the coding sequence ATGGCGGAATTATCAGAACAGAAGACCGGACAGGACGAAAAGCGGCAGCGTCGATCCACCAAGGGCGAAGCCCGCCGCGCGGAAATCCTGACGGCGGCGATGCGGCGCTTTGCCGAAGACGGCTACCAGAATGCCGCCATCGCCGACATCGCCCGGGATGTCGGCCTGTCGCTGCCCGGTCTTCTGCACCACTTCCCGACCAAGGTCGATCTCCTGCTCGCCATCCTCGCCAGGCGCGATCTCGAAAGCGCGGATTTCATCGGGCACTACCGCTCCGATCTCAGCGGCCTGCTCAAGGGCATGATTGCAGTCTTCCGCCGCAACGCCGAAATGGTCGAGGTGGTCAGGGCCTTCGCCATCCTGAATGCTGAGAGCCTGATGAAGGATCACCCCGCCAAGCCATGGTTTCTCGCTCGCGCCACCCAGATGCAGAACGATGTCGCCTCGACCTTCGAACGAGCCATCTCAGATGGCACGATCGACGCCAAGATCGATGGCGAGGCGATGGCCGCCGAACTGATCGCCGTGATGGACGGCCTTCAGATGCTCTGGCTGCGCGATCCCACCCGCTTCGACATGGTCGGCGGCCTGGAAGCCTATGTCGGCCGGCTGTTGGCAAGCCTCGGTTTGGAAGACTGA
- a CDS encoding HXXEE domain-containing protein → MIRFILERNLYVMAALGVGVAIYVGVNWEALTVLQRMSGLFFIGLVMHLWEEGRFPGGFVELITEHLHFTASSRWFGEVVTAAYVLVIAFVPLFFPNVPFLAMSSMMLGIMEVVMHTAMIRMFRMKHFYSPGLVTAAFVLFPISLYTFIYVIQHDLMRPLWWLFSFLYMLFGLMIAQQVVIRASGVKYADFLKTVRAAIMTRR, encoded by the coding sequence ATGATCCGATTCATTCTCGAACGAAATCTCTACGTCATGGCCGCGCTCGGCGTCGGCGTGGCAATCTATGTCGGCGTGAACTGGGAGGCACTAACCGTCCTTCAGAGAATGTCCGGCCTGTTCTTCATCGGACTGGTCATGCACCTGTGGGAGGAAGGGCGGTTTCCCGGCGGCTTCGTGGAACTGATCACCGAGCATCTCCACTTCACGGCCAGCAGCCGCTGGTTTGGAGAAGTCGTCACGGCCGCCTACGTGCTGGTCATCGCCTTTGTGCCACTGTTCTTTCCAAATGTCCCGTTTCTCGCAATGTCCTCGATGATGCTCGGCATCATGGAAGTGGTGATGCATACGGCTATGATCAGAATGTTTCGGATGAAGCACTTCTATTCGCCCGGCTTGGTCACCGCAGCCTTCGTACTGTTTCCGATCTCTCTTTACACGTTCATTTACGTGATCCAGCACGACCTTATGCGCCCGCTCTGGTGGCTGTTTTCGTTCCTTTACATGCTGTTTGGTCTCATGATTGCGCAACAGGTCGTTATCCGCGCGAGCGGCGTTAAGTACGCGGACTTTCTGAAGACCGTTCGAGCGGCCATCATGACTCGACGATGA
- a CDS encoding HXXEE domain-containing protein yields MPFGWFDMNWPWIGLFIAAILLVVLFGTDALRGERSVSRWRDPRWLAWLAPAGYMLHQTEEYGVDMLGQFFAFPNLVCATFGQPPYPDCAYPPSLYVAINIPVIWIAGLICALLSRRYPLVGLGLYGVHFVNALSHIGMFAATGDYNPGVLTAFVVLLPLSVWVAFATWKNPLIGRSGIATIFLAGLLVNGVLAASLVAFSRGLISGDTLIGIQLFNFLWSPLIPWLKDGHSQQGRR; encoded by the coding sequence ATGCCCTTTGGATGGTTCGATATGAACTGGCCGTGGATCGGGCTATTCATTGCAGCGATCCTCCTCGTGGTGCTGTTCGGGACTGATGCGCTACGAGGCGAAAGAAGCGTGTCGCGTTGGCGTGATCCCCGATGGCTGGCCTGGCTTGCTCCCGCCGGGTACATGCTCCACCAGACGGAGGAGTATGGCGTCGACATGCTCGGGCAGTTCTTCGCATTTCCTAATCTCGTCTGCGCGACATTCGGGCAACCGCCCTATCCGGACTGTGCTTACCCTCCGTCCCTGTACGTCGCGATCAACATTCCGGTGATCTGGATCGCAGGCCTGATCTGCGCGTTGCTGAGCCGCCGGTATCCGCTTGTCGGCCTCGGCCTCTACGGTGTCCACTTCGTCAATGCGTTGTCCCATATCGGCATGTTTGCAGCGACGGGCGACTACAATCCAGGCGTCCTCACGGCGTTCGTCGTGCTGCTTCCGCTGTCTGTCTGGGTCGCCTTCGCCACCTGGAAGAACCCGCTCATCGGAAGGTCAGGCATCGCTACCATCTTTCTGGCCGGGCTACTGGTGAACGGCGTGTTGGCTGCATCATTGGTGGCTTTCTCGCGAGGCCTGATCTCGGGCGACACGCTGATCGGCATTCAACTGTTCAACTTCCTGTGGTCGCCACTCATTCCATGGCTAAAGGACGGGCATTCGCAGCAGGGTCGCCGATGA
- a CDS encoding cytochrome b/b6 domain-containing protein, producing the protein MTVISSTKGGVSPSDTAQKSVKVWDPIVRIFHWTIVTACTLNLFILEEGKYWHRITGYVVAGAIIVRLVWGLVGTKHARFTEFFPTPRKVKDQISGIIQRKEKRYLGHNPLASMMMLLLIALLGATALTGWMTTWDAFWGEKWLEQLHGTIANSIMVLVFVHAGAAILESWRHRENLVWSMVTGRKKA; encoded by the coding sequence ATGACGGTGATCTCGTCGACGAAGGGGGGCGTATCGCCCTCCGACACCGCACAAAAGAGCGTCAAGGTCTGGGACCCGATCGTCCGTATTTTCCATTGGACCATTGTCACAGCTTGCACACTCAACCTTTTCATCCTGGAGGAAGGGAAATACTGGCATCGCATCACTGGTTACGTGGTGGCGGGAGCGATCATCGTTCGTCTCGTCTGGGGCCTTGTTGGCACGAAGCATGCGCGATTCACCGAGTTCTTTCCGACACCGCGCAAGGTCAAGGATCAAATCAGCGGGATCATTCAGCGCAAAGAGAAGCGATACCTCGGCCACAATCCGCTGGCATCGATGATGATGCTCTTGCTTATCGCTCTTCTTGGGGCAACTGCCCTGACAGGCTGGATGACGACGTGGGACGCCTTCTGGGGCGAAAAATGGCTTGAACAATTGCACGGCACCATCGCCAACAGCATTATGGTTCTCGTCTTCGTCCACGCTGGCGCTGCTATTTTGGAAAGCTGGAGGCATCGAGAAAATCTCGTCTGGTCGATGGTTACGGGTCGAAAGAAGGCATGA